CCTTCTTGTATTCCTATGTGCAATAAGGTTCCCGAATAGAACGATTCAAACTCCATTGTAGCCTTATCCGTTTCTATTTCCGCAAGAATATCACCCTCCTCAACGGTATCCCCTACCTGCTTTAACCAAGTTGCAACGGTACCCTCTTCCATGGTATCACTCAAACGAGGCATTTTAATAATCTCTACCCCTTCTGGAATTTCGGCCGAAGTTTGGTTGCCGGCGTCAGCTGTTTCCTCCTTTCTTTCGTTATCCTCTTCTGTTGCTTCTTTTTCAGATTCTTTCTCCTCCTCCGTGTTTTCACTTCCGTTTATAAGTCCAGAAATGTCTTCTCCTTCTTCCCCAATAATGGCTAAAAGTGAGTCCACCGGTGCGGTTTCACCTTCCGGAATTCCTATATGAAGCAGCGTTCCTTCGTTAAAGGACTCAAATTCCATAGTAGCCTTATCCGTCTCTATTTCCGCTAGAATATCACCTTCTTCAATTTTATCTCCCACTTTTTTTAACCATGCGGCAACCGTACCTTCTTCCATGGTATCACTTAAACGGGGCATATTTACAACTGTAGCCATGTATTATAATTTATGTTGCACAAAGGGAAAATCTTCTTGTTCGTAAACCATATCGTACAATTGATTTACTGGCGGATAGTCCGACTCTTCTGCAAATTTTTCACATTCCGAAACCAAAGCCTTGACCCTTTTATCAATTTTTTTTATTTCCTCGTCTGTGGCATATTTATTCTCCTTGATAATATCTAAAACCTGTGTAATTGGATCTATCTTCTTATATTCCTCCACCTCATCTTTAGTTCTATAGTGTTGTGCATCTGACATAGAGTGCCCCCTGTAACGATAAGTCTTCATTTCTAGGAAAGTTGGTCCACCGCCACTTCGTGCCCTGTCAATAGCTTTGCTCATTTCTTGCGCTACCGTAACGGGATTCATTCCATCCACGGGACCACAAGGCATTTCATAGCCCAAACCAAGTTTCCAGATTTCTGTAGAGAAAGAGGTTCTAGCTACAGAAGTTCCCATAGCATAGCCATTATTTTCACAGATGAAAACTACAGGTAATTGCCATAACATGGCCAAATTAAAAGTTTCGTGAAGTGAACCTTGCCTTACCGCACCGTCTCCCATATAACAGAGGGTTACCGCATCACTTCCATGATACTTATCCCCAAATGCCATACCGGCACCTAAGGGTATCTGACCACCAACTATCCCATGACCACCATGAAATCTATGTTCTTTGGAAAATATGTGCATTGAACCTCCCATACCTTTAGAGGTTCCTGTAACCTTACCGTAAAGTTCCGCCATTACCCGCTTTGGATCAACTCCCATCCCAATGGGCTGGACATGGTTCCTATACGCAGTAATCATTCTATCCTTGGTCAAGTCCATTGCATGAAGTGCACCCGCTAAAACTGCCTCTTGACCGTTGTATAAGTGAAGAAAACCTCGGACTTTCTGCTGAATATAAACTGCGGCCAGTTTATCTTCAAACTTTCTCCAAAATAGCATATCCTCATACCATTTCAAATAAGTTTCTTTGGTAATTTTTTCCATTTATTTTGTTTAATTATTGTAAATCCTGTTGGACTTGAAAAAAGGTAGCACTTTTTTGCATCACAAGAGAACAAAAATACACATATAAATGAATCGATAAAAAAAATAGAAACAAAAGGGAGGAAGAATTTAGAAGCGTAACACTAAAGTCCACTATCGTTTAATTTACAAGAACCCTTAACCTATGTTATTTTAGAAAAGTACTATTAAATCCTAACGGGAGTATATCGGCAATGGAGTTGCACTGAATAATGTCACCAACTTCTCCCATCAGCAGTAATTTAATAGGCTTTTTTTGTTTAAACTCATATTCCGAAATGGATTGCCGACAATTTCCGCAAGGCGCTGCCGGAGAATCGACTTTGTGATTGGCAGAAGCTGCGGATATTGCAATAGTTTTAATTTGTACCCCAGGGAATTTTGCCCCTGCATAAAATATAGCGACCCTTTCTGCGCACAAGCCAGATGGGTAGGATGCATTTTCCTGATTGTTCCCGGTAACTATTTCACCATTCTCCAGGAGAACAGCCGCACCAACCTTGAAATCCGAATAGGGCGCATAGGCATTTTCCCTCACTGCAACAGCTCTGTTGAGCAGTTCCGCTTCCGTACTTTCCAGTTCCTTAAGATCATTGAAAACCGTAATTTCAAAAGTGATTTTTTTCTTTACCGCCATTTATTTAAGAAATTATTTTCGATACATATTCCCATACTTGTGTTTACAAGATAGGTAACTTTTAAA
This sequence is a window from Maribacter aestuarii. Protein-coding genes within it:
- the pdhA gene encoding pyruvate dehydrogenase (acetyl-transferring) E1 component subunit alpha translates to MEKITKETYLKWYEDMLFWRKFEDKLAAVYIQQKVRGFLHLYNGQEAVLAGALHAMDLTKDRMITAYRNHVQPIGMGVDPKRVMAELYGKVTGTSKGMGGSMHIFSKEHRFHGGHGIVGGQIPLGAGMAFGDKYHGSDAVTLCYMGDGAVRQGSLHETFNLAMLWQLPVVFICENNGYAMGTSVARTSFSTEIWKLGLGYEMPCGPVDGMNPVTVAQEMSKAIDRARSGGGPTFLEMKTYRYRGHSMSDAQHYRTKDEVEEYKKIDPITQVLDIIKENKYATDEEIKKIDKRVKALVSECEKFAEESDYPPVNQLYDMVYEQEDFPFVQHKL
- the cdd gene encoding cytidine deaminase — encoded protein: MAVKKKITFEITVFNDLKELESTEAELLNRAVAVRENAYAPYSDFKVGAAVLLENGEIVTGNNQENASYPSGLCAERVAIFYAGAKFPGVQIKTIAISAASANHKVDSPAAPCGNCRQSISEYEFKQKKPIKLLLMGEVGDIIQCNSIADILPLGFNSTFLK